TGCTTCACTCAAATAGTTGTGTGACGAGTAGCTTAATGTGTTTGAACATAAAAGGAGGCAAGTCATCCTCATCAAATCAACCATGCACTCTTCATTCACTGGTCACTATATATATTGTGCAAGCATACCGCCATTCAGTAATTGCACAATGCAAGCAATCCAGCCACATTGAATCTAGAAATTAACTCTGTTCAGCAAGGATGTCAACGTGCTTACAAATGCCACATGAGAAAAACCTCTGTTTCAGACTTATCATCAGTCAGTTTATTACATTGGAAGTATCACAACTCCTTCTCATGGGACCATCTTTCATAGACTCTgctaagtactactccctccgtccggaaaagcttgtccccagcttgtctctcaaatggatgtatctagcactgacttggtgctagatacattcatttgagggacaagctttttcggatggAGTACTAATCGATGTGCAACACATACCAGCAAAATGTGGCAGCAAATCATCTGTTCTTACCACAAGCAGATAGAAAGAACACATCAATTTGCACTGGAATCAGACAAGAGCAAGAACATTCCACATGCATCAGCAGAAGAACCCAACGCTGCATATCAGCAAGATAGAAACATGACGGAACGTTCTAAGAAGTAgagttactccctccgatccaaattagttgtcactcaaacggatgtatctagcactgaaatatgtctagatacatccgtttcagCGACAACtgatatggatcagagggagtactaaaAATGCAAGCGACGTCCTCGTTATACACCGGGCTTCTACATCTGGCGGACATGGACAGTGAGGCGGCTCTAGAGCAAAACGCCACATTACGCCCGCAACAGTTTTACACCTGTCCTGAACGCAAAATCTCAGATTTGCTCCTGTTCGGCACTAGCAAAACGCCAAGCGATTCCATCTCACGCATTCCTTTCCAACTTGATATCACACATCCAAATCAACTAGTACTACGCCAAACGAACAACCAGGCAACGGGATACCTAGGGTTTGGGGGGTTCGCGTGGGTATACCTGGAGGTTGTTCTGCTTGATGTAGGCCCAGATGCGCTTCATGGCCTCGGTGCGGGGGACCTCGGCGGCGCCCATGAACGCCTGCAGCGCCGGGGACACGGGCCGGGGCATGGTGATGCCGGTCggcgccgccctcttcttcttgggGGCCGCCGCGGCCGTGGTAGACTTGGCCGCGGCGcgcacggcgacggcggcggcgggagccgCGCGGCGCAGGCGCGCGAAGGAGGCCGACGGGCGGAGGAGGGCGAGAGGGGAGAAGACGGTGGTGAGCATGGATGCGGCCGCCATTTGGGGGTTTCTTCTCTTGGGTCGCTTCCGCGTCGGGGTCTCTTTGGATAATGGCTGTGGGGAACAAGGGTTTGGGCTTTTGAGGGTTTAGGGCATctccatttttattttattttacaagAGGGgaatttagggcatctccaacgggcGCCTCTATATCTCGCCTTGAGGAATCCAGCTTCCGACTCGCTGAACGAGCGAACGAGATGGGTCGGCCCACGCGCGCGGCAGGTCACGGCCTATATTTTTTGTACCTTTTTTATACTTTAAAACATTCtaaacaaatatttgaaaattttaatcaagcatttaaaaagaTGGTGAGCAAGTGTTTGAAAAATGCTAATCAAGCGtttagaaaatgttaaatgtgtatagaaaaaatgttgaccatgtattcgcAAATTATTAATCTTTTTATTTAAAAACTGTTAATCAAGCacttaaaaaaaataaaatgtataCAAAATTGTTGACAATGTATTAAAATATGTTAATATTGTATTTGAAAAAAACCAAAATAACAAagataaacaaaaaaagaaaaaacagaaacaaaagaaaaataaaatgaaaaaagaagaataaaaaaacagagaataaaaaagAAACGCCTATGCATACGCCTGATCGAAGATCTGGGGTCCCCCCACCCTCCAGCCGCCGGAGCGGACGGCAGAGGTGGAGAGAACCCATAGGCACGTCAACGGTCGCAGTAGGGGAGAAGGGGATCGCCTAGACGTGGGAGAACGGTTTCGCCTCACACCAGGCTATCCATTCTGGACGCCTGGTCTTGCCCGGAGCAGCAACCTGGCTTGTTAATTACATGGTTTAAAAAATGAGGCGTCGGGGGAGAAATTAAATTGCTACTCTGTCGAATTTCGGGTtgtgcagacccttgagaggttcaaactctggggtgcgtgcgaagaactcaacctccccagtccgcctactcgccaatctcacagcctagctcgtcGCGCTCGAGGGAAAGggaacacaacagtttacccaggttcggcccgccttatggtgtaaaaccctactcctgctttgtggtggattggcctcgtcgggctgaggatgaactgttaCAGTGGGAGCACaacctcaggaggcgtgttcttgagctcaagtgagctggtgagttcgtcagggtggaatggatctgatcccttctatggtggtgactaggtcctatttatagtggccttggtcctttttcccaaatgaaggcgggaagggatcccacaacggccaaatttaaagggagacaactagtcATCTTATCCTGACAACAGTAGTTTTCTCCTGC
This window of the Triticum aestivum cultivar Chinese Spring chromosome 5D, IWGSC CS RefSeq v2.1, whole genome shotgun sequence genome carries:
- the LOC123122919 gene encoding protein TRI1; translation: MAAASMLTTVFSPLALLRPSASFARLRRAAPAAAVAVRAAAKSTTAAAAPKKKRAAPTGITMPRPVSPALQAFMGAAEVPRTEAMKRIWAYIKQNNLQDPEDKKVIVCDEKLKALFAGRDRVGFLEIAKLLTPHFVKTP